A stretch of the Vigna radiata var. radiata cultivar VC1973A chromosome 7, Vradiata_ver6, whole genome shotgun sequence genome encodes the following:
- the LOC111241953 gene encoding uncharacterized protein LOC111241953: protein MSETAYLREKFTQLEKAKETPQNTVPKIQKVASYLRDREHSKNHYLPRLVSIGPIDHGKRKLELGEKYKLMWTAKYLQRTKQDGPTLYQKIASNIKHLKEQFAEDVIRDFDGDDEKLSWTLFVDGCSLLQILEKANLEDRKEMNLKVDQRVLVCQDVLLLENQLPYEVLKLLSGHQNDDTLVKSMNKFLKSHHLSPVEDKGKTKCNNEEGDIAMDEYGFASVYVNETTLYYYAQGKDLPFHLLDKLHKSVVCGSKHYIATDSHTTYRSIGTESSRD, encoded by the exons ATGAGTGAGACAGCATACCTCAGAGAGAAATTTACTCAACTAGAAAAGGCAAAGGAAACACCACAAAATACAGTCCCAAAGATACAAAAGGTAGCAAGTTATCTCCGAGATCGAGAGCACTCGAAGAACCATTACTTACCCAGGTTAGTTTCAATTGGTCCAATCGATCATGGTAAACGGAAGCTGGAGCTGGGAGAAAAATACAAGCTTATGTGGACAGCAAAGTACCTTCAACGCACCAAACAAGATGGTCCAACTCTGTACCAAAAGATTGCATCAAATATCAAACATTTGAAAGAACAGTTTGCTGAGGATGTCATTAGAGACTTCGATGGTGATGATGAAAAGCTGTCGTGGACGCTATTTGTGGATGGTTGCTCTCTGCTACAAATCTTGGAGAAGGCAAACCTCGAGGATCGAAAAGAAATGAATCTTAAGGTTGACCAACGGGTTCTTGTGTGCCAAGATGTGCTTTTGTTAGAGAATCAGCTTCCCTATGAAGTGCTTAAACTCTTGTCAGGCCACCAGAATGATGACACACTGGTAAAAAGCATGAACAAGTTTCTTAAGAGCCATCATTTATCACCCGTTGAAGACAAAGGCAAGACCAAGTGTAATAACGAAGAAGGAgacat AGCAATGGATGAATATGGTTTTGCAAGCGTTTACGTAAATGAAACGACCCTTTATTATTATGCACAAGGCAAGGACTTACCTTTTCATCTTCTCGATAAGCTTCACAAAAGTGTGGTTTGTGGCTCCAAACATTACATAGCAACGGACTCCCACACAACATACAGGAGCATAGGAACTGAGAGCAGCAGGGATTAA